Within the Candidatus Babeliaceae bacterium genome, the region TCACGGCGTACATGTATGTTTTTTCAGAATTATTACAACCGAATGAAAGATCCGCTTTTTTAAAGGATATTTATGTTTATAATAAATTATATTCACTCAGTATTTTTCACAAATGCGGAATACTTTTAGCGCAAGAACTGATAAAAATAAATCTGATTTCTGATACCGAAATAGACAAACAACAAGCCGCTTACGAATATTATCTCAAAACAACAACCGCGTTCAAAGACCGTTATGGCCATTAAACGTTAGCCAAGTTGACTGTTTTTTGTAATCACGTTACGTTTTAAGAATGTAATATCAGTACATTTTATTATTTATAAAGGTTATTTCTTATGAAAAAAAATATATTATTAGCCAGCTTATTGGTAATGACCAGTGCTCTCTTTGCTGACAAAGAAATAGTTAAACAACAAAAAATTGGCTACATACATATACAAAAACTTATGGATGGACCGCAGGCTCTTCTTGAATGTAAAGAAAGAATTCAAGATCTACAAAATGAACTGCAAGAAAAAGCTGACAAAATTCAGGGCAAAGTTAAAAAAATGCAGCAGTTGGATTCAGAATTAAAAAATAAAGAAAAAAACAAATGGAGCTCAGATCCCGTGCGTGAAGCAAAAGCTGAAGAACTGATGAAGCTACAAAAAGATATCGAAATCAGCGCACAATCACTTGAAAATTATCAAATGCGCATGGTACAAGAAATTCAAAATGATATCTTTGCAAAAATAGAAAAAGTTGTCAGCAGAGTAGCACGCGAAAAAGGATACGACCTCGTTCTTGGGCAAGGCGCACTCTTTGTAAGTAACTCATGTGATATTACTGACGATGTCCGCATAGAACTTGATAAAGAATACAAAGCAGCAAAGGCGGCTGCAAAAGTAGCAGAAAAAAATGCTGCAACAAAAACAGAAACCGAAAAAATCTCATAAAAAACAACATGATAAAAATCATAATTGGCCTGGGTAATCCAGGCCAAAAATATTCTTACACCCGGCACAATATTGGCTTTTTAGTGGTTGACCAACTCGTTGATATGCATAATGGTTCTTGGAAAAGCAAAAACGACGCCGAAATAGCAGAAATAACTATAAACAATAAACCTATTTTGGTGATAAAGCCGCAAACATTTATGAATAATTCTGGTGCAATTATGCCATCACTTCAAAAAAAGGGTATAAAGCCAGAAGAAATATTAGTCGTGCATGATGAACTTGAACTTCCATTTGGCAAAGTTGCCATAAAACAAGGCGGAAGCGCCAAAGGACATAATGGGTTAAAATCTATTATATCGTATATTGGAGATGCTTTTAGTCGTTTAAGGTGCGGGATTGGCAGGCCGGAACAACGTGAAGATGTTGCTGACTATGTTTTGAATAATTTTTTACCCACAGAAGATGTTCAATCTATGATCGTCGACGCCATCAAAAAAATAGACACAGTCTTACAATAAATAAAGAGCGTCGTAAGATAGACGCTCTTTATATTAATTATTTAACGGCAATTGCATTTTTCATCATGATTGATGAGCTTTTCAACAAGCATTGCAATGCTGAGCGCGCCACAAACACCAACAATATATTTGAATGGTGTAACAAGGTGAGCCAAATTTGTTTCTACAAAGTGTAGATGAAAAAGATTATATCCATATGCTTCAAGCCCCCAATTAAGAGCGCCAATAGCGGTGACAAGCCAAACAAGTACACCTATAATGCGAAGTACTGGTGGGTGATGATACATCATAAAAT harbors:
- the pth gene encoding aminoacyl-tRNA hydrolase; this encodes MIKIIIGLGNPGQKYSYTRHNIGFLVVDQLVDMHNGSWKSKNDAEIAEITINNKPILVIKPQTFMNNSGAIMPSLQKKGIKPEEILVVHDELELPFGKVAIKQGGSAKGHNGLKSIISYIGDAFSRLRCGIGRPEQREDVADYVLNNFLPTEDVQSMIVDAIKKIDTVLQ
- a CDS encoding OmpH family outer membrane protein codes for the protein MKKNILLASLLVMTSALFADKEIVKQQKIGYIHIQKLMDGPQALLECKERIQDLQNELQEKADKIQGKVKKMQQLDSELKNKEKNKWSSDPVREAKAEELMKLQKDIEISAQSLENYQMRMVQEIQNDIFAKIEKVVSRVAREKGYDLVLGQGALFVSNSCDITDDVRIELDKEYKAAKAAAKVAEKNAATKTETEKIS